CTGGTCTACCAAGGGCGCCCAGCCGGCTTCGATGAGCAGGGCAGCCTCAAGGACTACCACTGTGGCATCTGTCCGGCGATATCCCTCTATTCTTTGTTTGGCTATCTCATATATCTTGGGGTGTGTTATCTGGTTGAGTCGAGCTAGGGCTGCGGTGTCGTCAAAGACCAATTTGCCCAGCCTGTTGCGGTCTACTTTACCATCGGGCTTGAGGATGGACTTGCCGAAAGCAGCCAATATTTGCTTATAGGTCTGGGTATTGGGTTGGAGAAGTTCATGCCCCAACTCATCTGCATTGATTACAACGGCACTGAGCTCGGCAAGCATTTGAGATACGGTGGTCTTGCCGGTGCCAAAGTTGCCAGTTATGCCGATAATCAGCATGGTTTTATACACGGCCTTAGACAAAGGCTGATATGCCGAGCATCTCACGGCCGATGACTAGTTTTTGAATTTGTGTGGCGCCATCGGGAAAAGTAAGAGTGCGGGCATCACGGAAATAACGCTCCACAGGGTACTCCTCGGAAATGCCGTAGGCGCCGTGAACCTGGATAGCTTTGGAGGTTACCTCAACGGCCATTTCTGTGCTGTAAGCTTTTGCCATAGAGGCCTCTTTAAAGGGGATTTGGCCTTTGCCTATGAGGTATAAAGCTCGGTAGCAGAGGAAGCGGGCGGCATCGGTAAGTATGGCCATATCAGCGATCATTTCCTGAATGAGCTGAAAACTGCCGATGGGGCGACCGAATTGTTTTCGTTCCCGGGCGTATTTGACAGCAGCGTCGATAGCAGCCTGTGCTAAGCCCAAGGCTCCTATGCCCACGGCGACTCGGAGTTTACAAAGCTCGCCCAGCGCCAATAGATAGGCGCTGCCTGGTGTGCCGATCAGGTTATCCTTGGGCACGCGGCAGTCCTCAAAATTCAACTCGGAGGTGGGGCAAGAGCGGCAGCCTAGCTTGGGTAATTCTCGGGTGGCGAATGGAGACTCGGCATTATCGACAAGCAAACAGGAAATGCCTCTAGCTCCCTTACCTTTGTCGGTAGAAGTAAAGACAACTGCCAGGTCAGCGATGCCACCGCTCGTTATCCATGTTTTGGTGCCGTTGAGTATGTAGTGGTCTCCGTCAAGTACGGCTGCAGTTTTCAAATCCCGGGCTCCAGAACCAACATCAGGCTCGGTCAGGCAAAAGCAGGTGATTTTTTCCAGCGACATTATCTTTGGTATGTATTTTGCCTTTTGCTCAGGGGTACCGTGTTCCACTAGTATGGGGAGCACACTACCGTCCTGTATCAGCACAATCATGCCTAAGCTGAGGTAAGCGCGGGCTAGCTCCTCGCCGAGGACGGCGTATGAGATGGGGTCTAGATTTTGGCCGCCGTACTCTGGAGACAAAGTTGAGCCCACATAGCCGAGAGGGACTAATTTCTTTAGCAGGCCGAGAGCTATATCTTTGGGCAGGGGGTGATATTTGCGGTCATATTCATCGGCGATGGGGATTATTTCGCGTTCCATGAAGTCACGGGCGTTCTTCTGCAGTATCTTCTGCTCTTCGTTGAGTTCTAGAATCATAGCTACCTCTTTCAGATTTTTCTCCAAGGAATTGTAGACTAAGTCTTGAACCTTGTCTAGGGGGTTGGGCAGGGGCTAAAGCCCTGTCCCTATAATTGTCCTTTGTCATTGCCAGGAGCGATAGCGACGTGGCGATCTAAGCAGAGGCAGACGCCGTTGCTGTGCGGAGATTGCCACGCCTTCGGCTCGCAATGACAAAAATGAAAGAAGCTCCTCCCAATGACGATAGGGAGCTGCACAGCCCCTAATTTTTATGAATTCGAATTTAGATATTGTTTAGGATTTAGTGCTTAGTATTTGGGATTTCTATTGATTGGGTGTGTGTTATAATGAGATTGGGGTACTGGCTGATGCACGAGGCGCTGCTTTATGAAAAGCTTCCCGACTCGAGAGTACGCTGCAGTGTGTGTCAATGGCGTTGTGTTATTGGGTCGGGCAAATTTGGGGTTTGTCGGGTGCGCCGAAACGATGGCGGCGTCCTTCATGTACTTAATTACGCTCAAGTCTCCTCGGTAGCTGTTGACCCCATTGAGAAAAAGCCGCTGTTTCATTTTTTTCCGGGAAGTCTGGCTTTGTCTCTGGGCACCTGGGGATGCAATTTTCATTGTAAGCATTGCCAGAACTGGCAGATTTCTTGCGTTGAGGAGCCAGCCGAGATGACGGGTGAATCACATCGCATACCACCGGAAGGAGCTGTGAGGTTGGCAAAGGAGCGTAATTGCGGCGGCATTACCTGGACATATAACGAGCCGAGCATTTGGTTTGAATATACGTTAGATTCGGCAAAACTGGCCAAAAAGGATAAGCTTTACACAGGTTATGTGACCAACGGTTATCTAACGCCTCAGGCTCTGGATGCCGTCGGGCCTTATCTTGATGCCTGGCGGGTTGATATCAAGGGTTTCTCTGATGCCTTATACCGAGACCTAGCCAAAATACCTCGATGGACAGGTATTCTTGAGGTGGCTAAAAGAGCGCAGCAGAAGTGGGGTATGCACGTGGAGGTGATTACCAACGTGATACCGACGATGAACGATGATGAGGAGCAGCTACATGGCATTGCTAGCTGGATGCGGGATGAGCTGGGAGAGCTGACGCCGTGGCACGTGACCAGGTTCTATCCTCAACATAACCTGATGCATTTGCCGCCGACACCGATAGCAAGTTTGGAGAAGGCTTATGATATCGGCAAGAAGGCCGGGTTACGCTTTGTTTATCTGGGCAATGTTCCCGGTCATAGTGCGGAAAACACTGTTTGTTACTCCTGCGACAAAGTAGTGATTCAGAGGTTTGGCTACGATGTTCATGTGGTAGGCGTCAAAGGTTCCAGATGTAAGTTCTGTGGAGCTGAGCTTAATATTAAGACGGCTGGTTGGTCTCGCCAGGTTCCAGCTTTATCGGGAGGGGTGCCATGATTAGGAATCCAGTTGTTGCC
This is a stretch of genomic DNA from Chloroflexota bacterium. It encodes these proteins:
- a CDS encoding acyl-CoA dehydrogenase codes for the protein MILELNEEQKILQKNARDFMEREIIPIADEYDRKYHPLPKDIALGLLKKLVPLGYVGSTLSPEYGGQNLDPISYAVLGEELARAYLSLGMIVLIQDGSVLPILVEHGTPEQKAKYIPKIMSLEKITCFCLTEPDVGSGARDLKTAAVLDGDHYILNGTKTWITSGGIADLAVVFTSTDKGKGARGISCLLVDNAESPFATRELPKLGCRSCPTSELNFEDCRVPKDNLIGTPGSAYLLALGELCKLRVAVGIGALGLAQAAIDAAVKYARERKQFGRPIGSFQLIQEMIADMAILTDAARFLCYRALYLIGKGQIPFKEASMAKAYSTEMAVEVTSKAIQVHGAYGISEEYPVERYFRDARTLTFPDGATQIQKLVIGREMLGISAFV
- the amrS gene encoding AmmeMemoRadiSam system radical SAM enzyme — protein: MHEALLYEKLPDSRVRCSVCQWRCVIGSGKFGVCRVRRNDGGVLHVLNYAQVSSVAVDPIEKKPLFHFFPGSLALSLGTWGCNFHCKHCQNWQISCVEEPAEMTGESHRIPPEGAVRLAKERNCGGITWTYNEPSIWFEYTLDSAKLAKKDKLYTGYVTNGYLTPQALDAVGPYLDAWRVDIKGFSDALYRDLAKIPRWTGILEVAKRAQQKWGMHVEVITNVIPTMNDDEEQLHGIASWMRDELGELTPWHVTRFYPQHNLMHLPPTPIASLEKAYDIGKKAGLRFVYLGNVPGHSAENTVCYSCDKVVIQRFGYDVHVVGVKGSRCKFCGAELNIKTAGWSRQVPALSGGVP
- a CDS encoding dephospho-CoA kinase; this translates as MSKAVYKTMLIIGITGNFGTGKTTVSQMLAELSAVVINADELGHELLQPNTQTYKQILAAFGKSILKPDGKVDRNRLGKLVFDDTAALARLNQITHPKIYEIAKQRIEGYRRTDATVVVLEAALLIEAGWAPLVDQLWVTTAPEATIVRRLKSSRGLSEEQILARLHSQIPQEQKAKQADVVIDTDCSRDELRGIVTDLWQNLVEGQTSNT